Genomic window (Paenibacillus sp. 37):
TAAAGAAGCCCCACTAATTGTTGATTTTCTGAAGAAAAATTATGATGAATTTGCAGGGCTGCAATATGCTGGAACAGCAGACGAGCTTTACGTGAGGGAGTCACGTCATATCTATGGCGAGTACCGATTAACATTAGCTGATGTCATGGAAAATCGTGATCATTGGGATGCCATTGGATACGGCTCATACGATATTGATATTCAGAGCACGAGTGTTGGAAATCCCGGCACGATTATGTTGAGTCCGATTCAATATGGTGTACCCTTTCGCTCGCTTGTACCGCTAAAGGTTGATGGTTTACTCGTCGTTGGACGTGCAGCAAGTTTTGATACAATCCCACACGGTAGTGCAAGAGTTGTCCCACTGGGAATGGCAGAGGGAGAAGCAGCAGGAGCGGCGGTCAAGCTGGCATATATCCATAAGGAGTCCTTCCGCGAACTCTCAGCTTCTGAAGAGCGAGCATCTGAACTACGTAAGATGCTGGAGAATCAGGGTATGGATCTGAAAGTTCATCGTTTCGAGCAGCCTGATTATATGGAACATAAGGATTACAAGGGATTGCTGGCTGCAGCGAGTATGTACATGACTTCAGGCAATTATAATAACGATGGTTGGGAACTGGATAAAGGAATGAATCCAGAACGATTTTTAAGTAAATTGAAGAGAATGCAAGCGATGTTTCCAGAAGCCTACACAGGCAGTGCCGACCAAGCTCTAGCAAATATGGAGAATGCCGTAACCCTACCTTTAACGTTGGATCAGGCTGCGTATATGTTATGTCTGGCAATGGGATCTTCAGAAACGGAAACTTCACTTGAACAGGCACTTGCTCAATTACAAACGCAAAACTTTATAAGTGCCGACACGCTTGCTGGCATTGCTGACAAGAACAATCTTACAAATGGGGATGCGTTTATGCTCATTCGTGATGTAGTGGAGTATTATTCTGGAGTTGTATTCGACTAATTGGTTGACAATTACTTGTAAATGAACTAATGTGGTCAAAAATGATAACAGCGTTATAACGAGGACATGATTGTGCAAGCCAGCTTCAACAGAGAGGGAACAGTGTGGTGCAAGGTTCCTGTAGCTGCTTCATAGATTCCTACCTCGCGAGCTGCGGAAGGAATGCCCATACAGGGTTGCAACCTCCGCCGGCAGGGCCCGTTATGCCCCGTAGGACTGCATGTTACAGATCGCATAGGTTGCGAACGGATTAATTTGCAGTTAAATAAGGGTGGTACCACGACACATTCGTCCCTTGACGGATGTGTCTTTTTGCTGTTTATGCGCCGTATTTGATAACAAAAAGGAAGATTAGGAGTGTGTTATGATGCGTCAAAGTGAAATGCTTGTCCCAACATTACGTGAAGCGCCAGCGGAGGCAGATGCAGCGGGACATCGTTGGTTACTGCGTTCCGGTATGATTCGCCAACTGGCTGCGGGAATTTACAGTTATCTGCCCCTCGGACGGCGTATATTGTTAAATGTTGAACGCATTGTTCGAGAAGAGATGGATCGTGCCGGGTGTCAGGAGGTGTTGCTGCCGATTATGCAGCCTGCGGAGTTGTGGGAAGAATCCGGAAGATACACACAGTATGGTCCCGAATTGATGCGTCTGAAGGATCGTCATGCACGGGAATTTGCTCTTGGACCAACACATGAAGAAGTTGTAACTGCGTTAGCGCGGGATGAGGTGAACTCGTATCGTAAGCTGCCATTCACGCTGTACCAGATCGGAACCAAATTCCGGGATGAACGCCGTCCACGATTTGGATTGCTGCGCGGCCGTGAATTTATCATGAAAGATGCGTACTCTTTTGCTTCCGATTGGGAAGAACTTGATCGTACCTATCAGGCGATGAATACAGCTTACAGTCGCATTTTGGAACGTTGTGGTCTGGACTATATCCGGGTCGAGGCGGACGCAGGAACGATTGGCGGTCAAGGGGAAACACACGAGTTCATGGCTCTTGCTGATGTGGGTGAGGATACGATTGTCACCTGCAAACATTGCGGATATGCTGCGAATCTGGAGAAAGCTGACTATCAGACCTCAGGAGATAGTGGTGAACTAAAATGGAAATCGGAAGTTCCTGATGTCTCTTCGAAAGCAGACTCCGCAGTTCAAACGGATGAGCAATCTGGGGTAGAAAGCGTAGTACGCATCTCTACACCAGGCGTTCGTACGATCGCAGAGTTAAGCGCCTTTGTGGGCGAAGCTGCTAATCATATGATCAAAACACTGCTTTATCTGGCAGACGGTCAGCTCGTTGTTGCCCTTGTACGTGGAGATCATGAATTGAATGACATCGCATTGAAGCAGGTGTTGGGGGCAGAGGAACTGATCCTTGCAGACGATGCAACCATTGCGGCACATCCAAATCTGAAGGTAGGATTCCTGGGTCCGATTGGACTAAATCTGCCGATGGTGGTGGACGCTGACGTGGCAGTGATGAAGAGTGCAATTACAGGAGCCAATGAAGTGGATGTGCATGTTTCCGGTGTACGCCCAGGCATTGATTTTGCATTGGAGCGAGTAGAACGAATCCGCTTTGCTGCGGAAGGGGATGCTTGTCCAACATGTGGATCACCACTTGTGTTTACCAAAGGCATCGAGGTTGGCCATATTTTCAAGTTGGGGACGAAATATAGTGATGCCATGGGCGCTTCATTCCTGGATCGTAATGGTCGCCAGTGTGCGCCCGTCATGGGGTGTTACGGCATTGGTGTATCCCGTCTGATGGCCGCTATAGCTGAGCAGTATGCAGGAGATGATGGCATAAAATGGCCTGCCGCTGTTGCACCTTATGATGTGCATCTGATTACAGTAAGTTGGAAGGATGAGCAGCAGCGTCATCTCACCCTCGAACTGGAAAAACAATTGATCGATGGCGGATTCACTGTATTGGTTGATGATCGGGATGAACGTCCAGGTGTGAAATTCAAGGATGCGGAGCTGATCGGATTGCCTGTGCAGATCGTTATTGGCCGAGGAGCAGCAGAAGGACAGGTCGAACTGGGATCACATGCACTTGCAGCATCAGGTGAATCGAAACGAATCGGGTTGACTGCACAGGAAGCTGTGCTTTATGTGAAGGAACAGCTCACTTTCTAAATTCAGGGGATTCGTTAATTATATGAGTTCATATAATAGTACCGAATATGATGCGGTAGCTGATTTTGATTGCTGAAATTCCAATATGAGCATGAAAAAGAGGGCTATAGGCATGCAATTTGGTAGGATTTTATGAGTGATATCATACGAAATAACTATATTTGGACATATGTCTTCAGTATACAAGTGATTTTATGATTAAGGATTTGAAGATGATCATACGCAGGTGGATCTATGTGCAAGTATGCAATGTTGAGAAGATAGAGATGTCGAAATAAAAGTACAATAACCGCATGAACACGGTCATTCCGGAGAGTTTTTATATAGTTCGGTGTGGAAGGCACATGATGAAGTTGGTCCGTAAAGGCCTGGCTGGGGTTTATTTTTGCCTCAGATGATTGTCAGGATCAGCAGGATATGTCCACAGGAAATGTTCAATTATCTGATGTGGATTGATGTTAAAGAACGGAGATACAAAAGGGTGTCCCCTTAACCAGTAATCTGGCTTTGGGGACACCCTTTTGGTTATGACAAGATTAATCCGTTATGTTGTTGCGCCTTATAAGTGATCATGCCTATATGCACTTTGCTTTGCTGAGCTTAAGAAGCTGCAGGCAATTTCAATTGTTGACCTGGATAAATCCAGTGTGGATTTTTAATATTGTTCAGCTTTTGCAATGCCTGCCAAGTTGTGCCGTATTGTTTGGAGATGGAGTACAGGGAATCTCCGGATTTCACAACATGCAGTTTGGCTGGAGCTGGTTTACTTGGTGTTGGTTTAGAAGGTTTTTCCGGTTTAGGCGTTTCTGGTTTTGGCTTGGTTGGAACTGGTGTTTCTGTTGCCGGAGTTTCCGGCTCTACTGCAGGTTTTACCGCTTCACTGATCCGACCATCTGTTTTGATGTCTACAGCGCCAAGCTTCTGCATGTAATTAATCAATGCTTCGTCCAGCGCGCCATACATACCCGTAATTGGATATTTGGCAAACATGGTGTATTCGTCACCACCAACAGCTGTGAAATCATTGGTTGCGAGTGTATACGTTGCTTCCGGATCAAGAACTTTATCGCCAACGGTTACGGAATGTACACGGCTACCTTCTGCAGCGGAAGTGTCGATTTTGAACTTGATACCAGATACTTGCGGGAATCCACCGCTTGGTTCCGGGTAGGAAGCTACACCGACTTCAAGGGCTGCCAGAATATCGGACCCTTTCACTTCTAGGGTTACCACTTGATTACCAAAAGGAAGCACTGTGATAACATCACCTTTGGTTACGATCCCTTTTTCGATGGAAGCACGGATACCACCACCGTTAGTCAGGGCGATATCGGCTTTGCTGACATCACGAATGGCATCTGCAAGCAGGTCACCCAGGTTAGTTTCACCTGCACGTACTTGTTCACGTTTACCATCCAGCAGAATAGCTGTATTTGCTACTTCTTCTTTCAAGATAGGTTCTTGTTCTTTTTGGATTGAGTTCACGAGAGTTGTAACTTTCTCATTTGGTTTGATGTCTTTTGCTTCGGTTTCATCAATTAATGTTGCTTGTTTCTTCGTTACTTTACCACTGTCTACCCACAGATCGATGACACCGACGTAGTTAGTGTATTCTCCTGCGCTTGCAATCAATGTTCCGTTATCGGATACAAGGCCATCTTGCAGTACAGTGTGGCTGTGACCATCGATGAATACATCGATGCCAGGGACTTCTTTAACAACTTTAAAGCTAGTATCCGTGCTGGATGCGTCTTGTCCAAGGTGTCCCAGGACAACAACAACATCGACTTTGCTGCGAATTTCGTTTACCAGAACTTTGGCTTCCGCAGATGGATCAGTAATATCAAGACCTTCTACGTTTTTGGGATTCGTTTTGTACAACGTTTCCGGTGTTGTCAAAGCGATGATACCAATTTTCACGCCATCTACTTCTTTAATGAGGTAAGGATCGAAGAGACGTGTTCCGTCTTTTTTCTTCACATTGGCACTCAGCATGGGGAAGTTCATCATGTCTGCCAGTTCGATCAGACGATCCGAACCATAGTTGAATTCGTGGTTACCCGGTACGATGGCTTGGTATCCCATTTCATTCATGACTTTCACGATGCTCTCACCATTCACAAGAGTGGCAAAAGTTGTACCATGTACAGCATCTCCAGCATCAAGCAAGAGTGTGTTCGGGTTTTCGCTACGATATTTGTCAGCGATTCCAGCTACTTTGGCAAAACCCATAGCAGGTGAAGATTCAACTGCACGGGCATGCGTATCATTCGTATGTAGAATGGTAATGTGTTTGCCTGTTCCCGGAGTGGTATCCGTTGCAGCCGCGGCAATACCTACACTGCCAAACAGCAAACAGACCGTTAGCAGAAGTGATACGTAATTCTTCCAGATTTTCATATGAATCCGAAACCTCCCATAATAATAATCTACTTGAGCGTTTACACAGCTCAAATAGTATTTTAACAGACTATTATTAGGAAATCTCGCGAATTACGTAAAAATAAGTAACCTGAAAGTGACATGTAATCTACTGTTGGAAAATATAATCTTTGGAAAGAACGTATGTTCTTAAAGAGTGTAAAAAAAATGCTGCGCTTCACGCGGCAGTCCGGTACGTAAACAAAATTTCTCCAAAGATTCATCCGGTTCAGGCATCACTCCGGAGGTCAGCAATTGAATGGCAAAACGGTTAGCCTGTCTTTCCAGCTTGCCTGGAGCAAAATAGGAATGTTCCTCCAGAAAGAATCGATTAATCCCTTTATGAAGCCGGTCATGACCAAGCTCATGGGCGCACACGAACCGTTGCCATTCCGGCGGCAAATCATTGTGTATGACGATAAACCTGCGCCGGAGCTTGCGAAAGTACAGTCCCTTAGTGGACTTCCCCAAATTGGTGAAACGAATCTGTATTCCAACCGCGCGGGCAATGCTGAACGGGCAGTTGGTCCGGTGTTTTCGAA
Coding sequences:
- a CDS encoding proline--tRNA ligase, giving the protein MRQSEMLVPTLREAPAEADAAGHRWLLRSGMIRQLAAGIYSYLPLGRRILLNVERIVREEMDRAGCQEVLLPIMQPAELWEESGRYTQYGPELMRLKDRHAREFALGPTHEEVVTALARDEVNSYRKLPFTLYQIGTKFRDERRPRFGLLRGREFIMKDAYSFASDWEELDRTYQAMNTAYSRILERCGLDYIRVEADAGTIGGQGETHEFMALADVGEDTIVTCKHCGYAANLEKADYQTSGDSGELKWKSEVPDVSSKADSAVQTDEQSGVESVVRISTPGVRTIAELSAFVGEAANHMIKTLLYLADGQLVVALVRGDHELNDIALKQVLGAEELILADDATIAAHPNLKVGFLGPIGLNLPMVVDADVAVMKSAITGANEVDVHVSGVRPGIDFALERVERIRFAAEGDACPTCGSPLVFTKGIEVGHIFKLGTKYSDAMGASFLDRNGRQCAPVMGCYGIGVSRLMAAIAEQYAGDDGIKWPAAVAPYDVHLITVSWKDEQQRHLTLELEKQLIDGGFTVLVDDRDERPGVKFKDAELIGLPVQIVIGRGAAEGQVELGSHALAASGESKRIGLTAQEAVLYVKEQLTF
- a CDS encoding 5'-nucleotidase C-terminal domain-containing protein, whose translation is MKIWKNYVSLLLTVCLLFGSVGIAAAATDTTPGTGKHITILHTNDTHARAVESSPAMGFAKVAGIADKYRSENPNTLLLDAGDAVHGTTFATLVNGESIVKVMNEMGYQAIVPGNHEFNYGSDRLIELADMMNFPMLSANVKKKDGTRLFDPYLIKEVDGVKIGIIALTTPETLYKTNPKNVEGLDITDPSAEAKVLVNEIRSKVDVVVVLGHLGQDASSTDTSFKVVKEVPGIDVFIDGHSHTVLQDGLVSDNGTLIASAGEYTNYVGVIDLWVDSGKVTKKQATLIDETEAKDIKPNEKVTTLVNSIQKEQEPILKEEVANTAILLDGKREQVRAGETNLGDLLADAIRDVSKADIALTNGGGIRASIEKGIVTKGDVITVLPFGNQVVTLEVKGSDILAALEVGVASYPEPSGGFPQVSGIKFKIDTSAAEGSRVHSVTVGDKVLDPEATYTLATNDFTAVGGDEYTMFAKYPITGMYGALDEALINYMQKLGAVDIKTDGRISEAVKPAVEPETPATETPVPTKPKPETPKPEKPSKPTPSKPAPAKLHVVKSGDSLYSISKQYGTTWQALQKLNNIKNPHWIYPGQQLKLPAAS
- a CDS encoding ImmA/IrrE family metallo-endopeptidase encodes the protein MDDIVTKLIRKHRTNCPFSIARAVGIQIRFTNLGKSTKGLYFRKLRRRFIVIHNDLPPEWQRFVCAHELGHDRLHKGINRFFLEEHSYFAPGKLERQANRFAIQLLTSGVMPEPDESLEKFCLRTGLPREAQHFFYTL